Proteins from a genomic interval of Polaribacter sp. Q13:
- a CDS encoding response regulator transcription factor, with product MKYLIAEDELDLQQSIVTYLQRDGNICEVASDFYEASEKTAIYDYDIIILDINLVSGSGLEVLKSLKQNKKKAGVIIISANNSLSDKLEGLDLGADDYITKPFHLAELNARINAVLRRGKYGGDEIITFHEIQINTNARTTHIEGKPISLTRKEYDLLVFFISNKGRVLSKEIIAEHLWGDNSDLLDNFDFIYVHINNLRKKLTIEGAKYIKTAYGSGYKFIED from the coding sequence ATGAAATATCTAATAGCTGAAGATGAACTAGATTTACAACAATCTATCGTAACTTACTTGCAACGCGATGGAAATATTTGTGAAGTAGCATCAGATTTTTATGAAGCTTCCGAAAAAACCGCCATATATGATTATGATATTATTATTTTAGACATTAATTTGGTTTCGGGCAGCGGTTTAGAAGTACTAAAATCATTGAAACAAAATAAGAAAAAGGCGGGTGTAATTATCATTTCTGCCAACAACTCATTATCAGACAAATTAGAAGGTTTAGATTTAGGAGCAGATGATTATATTACAAAACCGTTTCATTTAGCAGAGCTTAACGCCAGAATTAACGCAGTACTTAGAAGAGGTAAATATGGCGGCGATGAAATTATAACGTTTCATGAAATACAAATTAACACCAACGCCAGAACCACTCATATTGAAGGAAAACCAATATCGTTAACCCGCAAAGAATACGATTTATTAGTCTTTTTCATTTCTAATAAAGGACGTGTTTTATCCAAAGAAATTATAGCGGAACATCTTTGGGGAGATAATAGTGATTTACTAGATAATTTTGATTTTATTTATGTTCATATCAATAATTTACGTAAAAAACTAACAATAGAAGGCGCTAAATATATTAAGACTGCTTACGGAAGCGGTTATAAATTTATAGAGGATTAA
- a CDS encoding HAMP domain-containing sensor histidine kinase — MSKKVTLLKKTSKTFLLTGFILAFLSAVILYFYTKNLLKSEIEEELYSTEARVINALKNGSTSLSLPPVTEVIITDHLKSKVLKDTLIYDPSQDEMELFRELSTFKKINGKNYKITVRNLVVESESFLVAIVISNILILVATFMFLFYFNRKRNLKLWHPFFKNLEQMKHFSLTSKEPIALIDSDVLEFSELKNEIILLTEKVKTDYENLKQFSENVSHEMQTPLAIIQAKIDNLINEHGINDKQFVQVTSIQKDIQRLKQLNKKITILTKIDNHQFINLEVVNLTKLINEKIENFKELKQVHLSLNIEKELTISMDSYLADILINNLISNAIKHSKKEEEITVYTNGSILSISNFGDKALVNPENIFLRFYKESNRKHSTGLGLAIVKKICDFYGFTPSYSFKEHQHIFSVRFK; from the coding sequence ATGTCAAAAAAAGTAACGCTTCTAAAAAAGACATCTAAAACATTCCTTTTAACTGGGTTTATTTTGGCTTTTTTAAGCGCTGTAATCTTATATTTTTACACAAAAAATCTTTTAAAAAGTGAAATAGAAGAAGAACTTTATTCCACCGAAGCACGAGTGATTAATGCTTTAAAAAATGGAAGTACCAGCTTATCACTTCCTCCAGTTACCGAAGTAATTATAACAGACCACTTAAAAAGTAAAGTATTAAAAGACACCTTAATTTACGACCCTTCACAAGATGAAATGGAACTATTTAGAGAGTTATCTACTTTCAAAAAAATTAATGGAAAAAACTATAAAATAACGGTGCGGAATTTGGTGGTAGAGTCCGAAAGTTTTTTGGTGGCAATCGTTATTTCTAATATCCTGATATTGGTTGCAACCTTTATGTTTCTTTTTTATTTTAATAGAAAAAGAAATCTAAAATTATGGCATCCTTTTTTTAAAAACTTAGAGCAAATGAAACATTTTTCTCTAACTTCTAAAGAACCAATAGCCCTTATAGATAGCGATGTTTTAGAGTTTTCTGAATTAAAAAATGAAATTATATTGCTTACGGAAAAAGTAAAAACAGATTACGAGAATTTAAAACAATTCTCTGAAAATGTATCGCATGAAATGCAAACTCCTTTAGCTATTATTCAAGCTAAAATTGACAATCTCATAAATGAGCATGGCATAAATGACAAACAGTTTGTACAAGTAACTTCCATTCAAAAAGATATTCAACGTTTAAAACAACTGAATAAAAAAATAACAATACTTACCAAAATAGACAACCATCAGTTTATAAATCTTGAAGTTGTAAATCTCACGAAACTTATCAATGAAAAAATAGAGAACTTTAAAGAATTAAAACAAGTACACCTTTCTCTCAACATAGAAAAAGAATTAACCATTTCTATGGATTCTTACTTGGCAGATATTCTTATAAACAATTTAATTTCCAACGCTATAAAACATAGTAAAAAGGAAGAAGAAATTACAGTTTACACCAATGGTTCTATTTTAAGTATTTCTAATTTTGGAGACAAAGCACTGGTAAATCCTGAAAATATATTTTTACGTTTTTATAAAGAATCCAATAGAAAACATTCAACAGGATTGGGTTTAGCCATTGTAAAAAAGATTTGCGATTTTTATGGATTTACTCCATCCTATTCTTTTAAAGAGCATCAACATATTTTCTCTGTTCGTTTTAAATAG
- a CDS encoding outer membrane beta-barrel family protein — protein sequence MLKKILLFVVVLSFSTPLFSQNKVTISGNVKENNNDNAIAYANVVLKSKTQKAFIVGTATNDNGFFTISNVTSGNYFLEISSIGYLTYKEAIYIGTLSNFINLKTIQLTPDVTSLSEIVIDTKQDEISAKMDKKTYSLKDNINQSGGSVLQAMQNLPSVSVLDGKVKLRGNDKVIVLIDGKQTALTGFGNQAGLDNIPSSAIDRIEVINNPSSKYDANGNGGIINIIYKKNKVQGFNGKVGFTGGLGALWERKENLPSIRPQYSATPKINPSLSLNYRKNNINVFFQGDYLYTETLNKNEFVTRTYDDGTIIKQQSKRNRDTHFSTLKSGIDWNIDDKNSFTFSGLYGTEVIIDNGDQPFFNEDLSNRLRLWQFLEDEVKITAMATANFVHKFKEAGHNLTLGFNYTFHREDEKYFFDNILPNEPVSENSFKLLSDEQVYDFNIDYAKPLKYGKMETGLKFRKRNIPINMQFFPGTNTPLDIEAGGEAEYKELIPAVYGNYIFENENYEAEIGLRVEYVDLNYNVNPDHNTYKNGGYDYFEPFPNVRFAKKIDENNKISIFYNRRVDRPNEVDIRIFPKYDDAEIIKVGNPNLRPQFTNLLEFGYKTSWNSGSLYSAIYHRFADGTITRISSSIGNDPLIYAIFQNAGKSSNSGLEMVYEQEVSDSYSFNLNGNIYQNKIDAFSVVNLYPSENIFSADQQKITSGTLKLNNTFHFSNKLDAQLTASYLAPDIIPQGRRESMFSLDLGLKKSIQKGKGELFFNATDLLNTMVIKKTVEGKGFSYTSNNYYETQVIRLGYTYKF from the coding sequence ATGCTCAAAAAAATATTATTATTTGTTGTAGTACTTTCATTTTCTACACCCTTGTTTTCTCAAAATAAAGTTACTATTTCTGGAAACGTAAAAGAAAATAATAATGATAATGCAATTGCATACGCAAATGTAGTTCTGAAATCGAAAACACAGAAAGCCTTTATAGTTGGAACCGCAACAAACGATAATGGTTTTTTTACCATAAGCAACGTAACATCTGGAAACTACTTTTTAGAAATTTCTAGCATAGGTTATCTTACCTACAAAGAAGCCATTTACATAGGAACCTTATCTAATTTCATCAATTTAAAAACCATTCAACTTACCCCAGACGTTACCAGTTTGAGTGAAATTGTAATTGACACGAAACAAGATGAAATTAGTGCGAAAATGGATAAGAAAACCTATTCCTTAAAAGATAACATTAATCAAAGTGGTGGTTCCGTTTTACAAGCCATGCAAAATTTACCAAGTGTAAGTGTTTTAGATGGTAAGGTAAAATTACGTGGAAATGATAAAGTAATTGTACTTATTGATGGCAAACAAACTGCGCTTACTGGTTTTGGAAATCAAGCTGGTTTAGACAATATTCCTTCTTCTGCTATTGATAGAATTGAGGTGATTAACAATCCGTCTTCTAAATATGATGCCAATGGAAATGGAGGGATTATCAACATTATTTACAAAAAAAACAAAGTACAAGGTTTTAATGGTAAAGTAGGTTTTACGGGAGGTTTAGGCGCTTTGTGGGAACGCAAAGAAAACTTACCAAGTATAAGACCTCAATATTCGGCAACTCCAAAAATTAATCCATCGTTATCTTTAAATTACAGAAAAAACAATATCAATGTTTTTTTTCAAGGTGATTATTTATACACCGAAACGCTGAATAAAAACGAGTTTGTTACTCGTACGTATGATGATGGAACTATTATTAAGCAACAATCTAAACGAAATAGGGACACACATTTTTCAACCTTAAAATCAGGTATAGATTGGAATATAGATGATAAAAACAGTTTCACTTTTTCTGGTTTATACGGTACTGAAGTAATTATTGACAATGGAGACCAACCATTTTTTAATGAAGACTTAAGCAATCGTTTAAGACTTTGGCAATTTCTAGAAGATGAAGTAAAAATTACTGCAATGGCAACCGCTAACTTTGTACATAAATTTAAAGAAGCCGGACATAATTTAACGCTTGGTTTCAATTATACCTTTCATAGAGAAGATGAAAAATATTTTTTCGATAATATTTTACCAAACGAACCCGTAAGTGAAAACTCATTTAAATTACTTTCTGATGAGCAAGTGTATGATTTTAATATCGACTATGCAAAGCCATTAAAATATGGTAAAATGGAAACAGGTTTAAAATTCAGAAAAAGAAATATTCCTATTAACATGCAGTTTTTCCCAGGAACCAACACACCTCTTGATATTGAAGCAGGTGGCGAAGCAGAATACAAAGAATTGATTCCTGCTGTGTATGGAAACTATATTTTTGAGAATGAAAATTACGAAGCAGAAATAGGTTTGCGTGTAGAATATGTAGATTTAAACTATAACGTAAACCCAGATCATAACACATACAAAAATGGTGGTTATGATTATTTTGAGCCGTTCCCAAATGTTCGATTTGCTAAAAAAATTGATGAAAACAATAAAATTTCTATTTTCTATAACCGACGTGTAGACAGACCCAATGAAGTTGATATTCGTATTTTTCCAAAATATGATGATGCAGAAATCATTAAAGTAGGAAACCCTAATTTACGTCCGCAGTTTACCAACTTATTAGAATTCGGTTATAAAACCAGTTGGAATTCTGGTAGTTTATACAGTGCCATTTATCATCGTTTTGCAGACGGAACCATCACAAGAATTTCTAGTTCTATTGGCAATGATCCTTTAATTTATGCCATTTTTCAAAATGCAGGTAAAAGTTCTAATAGTGGTCTAGAAATGGTTTATGAGCAAGAGGTTTCCGATAGCTATTCATTTAACTTAAATGGAAACATCTATCAAAATAAAATAGATGCTTTTTCTGTTGTAAATTTATATCCAAGTGAAAATATTTTTTCTGCGGATCAACAAAAAATAACTTCCGGAACGTTAAAACTAAACAACACCTTTCATTTTTCAAATAAGTTAGACGCACAATTAACGGCAAGCTATTTAGCCCCAGATATTATTCCGCAAGGTAGAAGGGAATCTATGTTCTCTTTAGATCTAGGACTTAAAAAATCAATTCAGAAAGGAAAAGGAGAACTCTTTTTTAATGCTACAGATTTATTAAACACCATGGTAATTAAAAAAACAGTTGAAGGGAAAGGTTTTAGCTACACTAGTAATAATTATTATGAAACTCAAGTAATTCGTTTAGGGTATACTTATAAGTTTTAA
- a CDS encoding LTA synthase family protein, which translates to MNKIFPSRFALLKAYISLFLILSFIIRLSFLIWNFSELDKSGFTLGKTFLIGFLFDVATISFFTIPYLIYLLLFPKHFYGSIIDKIITYFGFSLGVLILFFSFFGEFTFWEEFQRRYNFIAVDYLIYTYEVVENINESYPLPILISAMLALVLISIVLVYKLGYFGKVFTSETNFTSKLIATIPWFIIVAISTLFITNKQADFSNNRYNNELAKAGIYSFFAAFRNNELPYNEFYKIIPKEAAYKSVKASLLDSNNTFINPNKNAIYRTILNSDSISKAIKPNVIFICIESLSANFLKEFGNTNNITPTIDSLANNSLFFKNLFATGTRTVRGMEAITLSIPPTAGRSIVKRKENQELFTIGEVFKQKGYERNFFYGGDGYFDNMNTFFGGNGFNIVDRGRGFLLDKSISTTRTNIEDAEVTFENAWGVCDMDLYNKVIKEADKAHNSSKPFFDFVMTTSNHKPYTYPTGKIDIPSGTGRNGAVKYTDYAIAQFIKKAKQKPWFHNTVFVIMSDHCASSAGRWELDVKNYHIPAIIFNLPNQQPKKIDKLASQIDVFPTLFATFNWDYTSNLFGQNILTMLPNKERAFIGNYRKLGYLKDKKVLILDEQKNANFYSWNPSDNSLKLVPTDKKFKNKAISFYEVADDLYRTNGLKIKE; encoded by the coding sequence ATGAACAAAATTTTCCCTTCTCGTTTTGCGTTGCTAAAAGCTTACATTAGCTTGTTTCTTATACTATCATTTATTATTAGATTGAGTTTCTTAATTTGGAACTTTTCTGAACTAGACAAAAGTGGTTTTACATTAGGAAAAACTTTTCTAATTGGCTTTTTATTTGATGTTGCCACAATTTCATTTTTTACAATACCATATCTTATCTACTTACTTCTTTTTCCAAAGCATTTTTATGGTTCTATAATAGATAAAATTATCACCTATTTTGGTTTCTCTTTAGGGGTGCTCATACTATTCTTTTCTTTTTTTGGTGAATTTACATTCTGGGAAGAATTTCAGAGACGCTATAATTTTATTGCAGTAGATTATTTAATTTATACTTATGAAGTTGTTGAAAATATAAATGAATCGTACCCTTTGCCTATTCTTATTTCGGCAATGTTAGCATTGGTTTTAATTAGTATTGTTTTGGTTTATAAATTAGGCTATTTTGGCAAAGTTTTTACCAGTGAAACTAATTTTACATCAAAATTAATTGCTACCATTCCTTGGTTTATAATTGTAGCAATAAGCACCTTATTTATTACAAACAAACAAGCTGACTTCTCTAATAATAGATATAATAATGAATTGGCAAAAGCAGGGATTTACTCTTTCTTTGCGGCATTTAGAAACAACGAATTACCCTATAATGAATTCTATAAAATTATTCCGAAAGAAGCAGCATACAAATCGGTAAAAGCTAGCCTGCTGGATTCAAACAATACATTTATAAACCCAAATAAAAATGCTATTTATAGAACAATTTTAAATTCTGATAGTATATCAAAAGCCATTAAACCCAATGTAATTTTTATTTGTATCGAAAGTTTAAGTGCTAATTTTTTAAAAGAATTTGGAAACACAAACAACATTACACCAACTATAGATTCTTTAGCAAATAATAGTTTGTTTTTTAAAAACCTCTTTGCTACGGGAACACGAACTGTAAGAGGTATGGAGGCTATAACTTTATCCATTCCGCCAACAGCGGGAAGAAGTATTGTAAAACGAAAAGAAAATCAAGAGCTATTTACAATTGGTGAAGTGTTTAAACAAAAAGGATACGAGCGTAATTTCTTCTATGGAGGTGATGGATATTTTGATAACATGAATACTTTTTTTGGAGGAAATGGGTTTAATATTGTAGATAGGGGTCGTGGATTTTTATTAGACAAAAGCATTTCAACTACAAGAACCAACATTGAAGATGCCGAAGTTACTTTTGAAAATGCTTGGGGAGTTTGTGATATGGATCTTTATAATAAAGTAATAAAAGAAGCAGACAAAGCGCACAATTCTAGCAAACCTTTTTTCGATTTTGTAATGACAACATCAAACCACAAACCATATACGTATCCGACAGGTAAAATAGACATTCCTTCGGGAACAGGAAGAAATGGAGCTGTAAAGTATACAGACTATGCTATTGCACAATTCATAAAAAAAGCAAAACAAAAACCTTGGTTTCACAATACTGTTTTTGTGATTATGAGTGATCATTGTGCTAGCAGTGCCGGACGTTGGGAATTAGACGTGAAAAATTACCATATACCTGCAATTATATTTAATTTACCCAATCAGCAACCAAAAAAGATAGACAAACTTGCCTCACAAATAGATGTATTTCCTACATTGTTTGCTACCTTTAATTGGGATTACACCTCTAACCTCTTTGGCCAAAACATTTTAACTATGCTACCGAATAAAGAAAGAGCTTTTATTGGTAATTATAGAAAATTAGGGTATCTAAAAGATAAAAAAGTATTGATATTAGACGAACAAAAAAACGCCAATTTCTATTCTTGGAATCCTTCTGACAACAGTTTAAAACTCGTTCCTACAGATAAAAAATTTAAAAACAAAGCTATTTCTTTTTATGAAGTTGCAGATGATTTGTATAGAACTAACGGATTAAAAATAAAAGAGTAA
- a CDS encoding diacylglycerol kinase family protein: MIAIHFIVNPIAGSGKHRFSKTFLQQYFEVDTYKITIKTSNFKGHAINLTKESILDKAAIIVACGGDGTINEVASTLVGTTIPLGIVPIGSGNGLASNLSIPKNILQAFYTIKNNKKTSIDVGCVNDRYFFSNTGFGFTANVIENYEASLKRTLLSYIKSSLKSFREFDKRAEISITINDDSEVLNPFLIFISNSNELGYHFSLTPKASLKDGLLDVIIVPKIGKLKMLFFGFCVFIKKPNLLKEVKYFQEREIKLTRKRGPIFEAQIDGELAKIEEELLFISVKERSLYILT; this comes from the coding sequence TTGATAGCTATTCATTTTATCGTAAACCCTATTGCAGGTTCTGGAAAACATCGTTTTTCTAAAACATTTCTTCAACAATATTTTGAAGTAGACACCTATAAAATTACCATTAAAACGTCTAATTTTAAAGGACATGCCATAAACCTCACTAAAGAATCTATTCTTGATAAAGCTGCAATTATTGTAGCATGTGGTGGAGACGGAACTATAAACGAAGTGGCGTCTACACTTGTAGGAACAACTATTCCTTTAGGAATTGTACCCATTGGTTCTGGTAACGGTTTGGCTTCTAATTTGAGTATTCCAAAAAATATACTGCAAGCTTTTTACACCATAAAAAATAATAAGAAAACATCCATAGATGTTGGTTGTGTAAATGATCGTTATTTTTTTAGTAATACAGGTTTTGGCTTTACTGCAAATGTTATAGAAAACTATGAAGCTTCATTAAAAAGAACACTTCTTTCTTATATAAAATCTTCTTTAAAATCTTTCCGTGAATTTGATAAACGAGCGGAAATTAGCATCACTATTAATGACGATTCAGAAGTCTTAAATCCTTTTTTAATATTTATTTCTAATTCAAATGAATTGGGGTATCACTTTAGCTTAACACCTAAAGCATCTCTAAAAGACGGACTTTTAGACGTGATAATTGTTCCCAAAATAGGCAAATTAAAGATGCTTTTTTTTGGTTTTTGTGTATTTATTAAAAAACCCAATTTATTAAAGGAAGTAAAATATTTTCAAGAAAGGGAAATAAAATTAACAAGAAAAAGAGGCCCTATTTTTGAAGCACAAATAGATGGAGAACTTGCTAAGATTGAAGAAGAATTACTTTTCATTTCTGTAAAGGAAAGATCTTTATACATACTAACTTAA
- a CDS encoding phosphatase PAP2 family protein, translating into MNPKHTKFILLPFIVLFFTCSTILAQDASVAKEKSGTTQQIGDIALFALPLATLSSTFIIGDKKGTWQFTKGLLITNAVTYGLKIGVNKQRPDLSNNNSFPSGHTSTTFHSAGFIHRRYGFKYSIPAYLIAGFTAASRIDSNKHDILDVLAGAAIGLGSNLLFTTEYQQEHMELTFNSANNEYLVAFKYHF; encoded by the coding sequence ATGAACCCAAAACATACAAAATTTATTTTACTGCCTTTTATTGTATTATTTTTCACATGTTCAACAATTTTAGCTCAAGATGCTAGTGTCGCTAAAGAAAAATCCGGAACAACACAACAAATAGGAGATATAGCGCTCTTTGCTTTACCATTGGCTACTTTAAGCTCTACTTTTATTATAGGTGATAAAAAAGGAACTTGGCAATTTACAAAAGGCCTTTTAATTACTAATGCAGTTACCTACGGTTTAAAAATTGGAGTTAATAAACAACGTCCGGATTTAAGTAATAACAACTCATTTCCATCAGGTCATACCTCTACTACATTTCATAGTGCTGGTTTTATACATAGACGCTATGGTTTTAAATATAGTATTCCTGCTTATTTAATTGCTGGTTTTACTGCGGCGAGTAGAATCGATTCTAATAAACATGACATTCTGGATGTACTAGCTGGAGCAGCAATAGGATTGGGAAGTAATTTATTATTCACTACAGAATATCAACAAGAGCACATGGAACTTACTTTTAATAGTGCTAATAATGAATATTTAGTTGCTTTTAAATATCATTTTTAA
- a CDS encoding GNAT family N-acetyltransferase: MIVSALISDAKILTEVALKSKAYWGYSSKLIEGWRADLTVTPETIETCNVYKLMVDDVAVGFYVLNNPKEDLVKLEMLFVLPLFIGKGIGKKLVVHALKKAIKANATTIELVADPNAIPFYKSQGFLEKGKIGSAVLGRFLSLMQKDLN; encoded by the coding sequence ATGATAGTTTCTGCGCTTATTTCTGATGCAAAAATACTTACAGAAGTTGCTTTAAAATCGAAAGCTTATTGGGGGTATTCTAGTAAATTGATAGAAGGTTGGAGAGCAGACTTAACTGTTACCCCTGAAACCATAGAAACTTGCAACGTATATAAACTTATGGTTGATGACGTGGCTGTTGGTTTTTATGTATTGAATAATCCTAAAGAAGATCTAGTTAAATTAGAAATGTTGTTTGTTTTACCTCTTTTTATTGGTAAAGGCATCGGAAAAAAGTTGGTAGTACATGCGTTAAAAAAAGCAATAAAGGCTAATGCGACAACAATAGAATTAGTGGCTGACCCAAACGCAATCCCTTTTTATAAATCTCAGGGGTTTCTAGAAAAGGGTAAGATAGGTAGTGCTGTATTGGGACGTTTTTTGTCTTTAATGCAAAAAGATCTGAATTAA
- a CDS encoding Na+/H+ antiporter NhaC family protein, with translation MPEDKNLSEINIEDQLIIENKELSLLESLIPVVVLMGLLAYNIFFVDDQEWFGGYTNQFILLIGGGVAAAVGFFNKVSLTVMIAEVWENWKSVFVPIMILFLVGALAGTWLVSGVIPAMVYYGLQVLSPGIFLPASVVIAAIISIATGSSWTTSATVGIALVGIGSALGIPTGMIAGAVISGAYFGDKMSPLSDTTNLAPAMAGTDLFTHIKYMTITTVPTIIVTLIVFAILSATIDTTGTADISDLLATIDNTFHISPWLFLVPGIVIAMILMKTKPLIALVTGVVLAAVFAFIFQSDVLDSLSDSKFQSIINAILTDTNIKTDDAKLSELFSSGGMNGMIWTILLIVCAMVFGGIMDAIGALAKITKGLLSIATSVFGLFASTVLSCLGLNIIASDQYLAIVIPGKMFKKAYEDKGLAPENLSRTLEDSGTVTSALIPWNTCGAYQSTVLGVSVADYAVYAIFNYLSPITSLLFAALNIKIRQLVKK, from the coding sequence ATGCCAGAGGACAAGAATCTTTCAGAAATAAACATAGAAGACCAATTAATTATAGAAAATAAGGAGTTAAGTCTTTTAGAATCTTTAATTCCTGTAGTAGTTTTAATGGGGTTATTGGCATATAATATCTTTTTTGTGGATGATCAAGAATGGTTTGGCGGGTATACAAATCAGTTTATTTTATTAATCGGAGGTGGAGTTGCCGCTGCCGTTGGTTTTTTTAACAAAGTTTCTCTTACGGTAATGATTGCAGAGGTTTGGGAAAACTGGAAAAGTGTTTTTGTGCCAATTATGATTCTTTTTTTAGTAGGCGCTTTAGCAGGTACTTGGTTAGTTAGTGGCGTAATACCTGCCATGGTATATTACGGGTTACAAGTTTTAAGTCCGGGTATATTTTTACCGGCATCTGTAGTTATTGCCGCAATAATTTCTATTGCAACAGGTAGTTCTTGGACTACTTCTGCAACGGTTGGTATTGCTTTGGTAGGTATTGGTAGTGCTTTGGGAATTCCAACAGGAATGATTGCCGGAGCCGTAATTTCCGGAGCCTATTTTGGAGATAAAATGTCGCCACTTTCCGATACTACAAATTTAGCACCAGCAATGGCAGGGACAGATTTGTTTACGCATATAAAATACATGACTATTACTACGGTACCAACAATTATAGTAACCTTAATAGTGTTTGCTATTTTAAGTGCTACTATAGATACCACAGGTACTGCAGATATTAGTGATTTACTGGCAACTATAGATAACACATTTCATATTTCACCATGGTTATTTTTAGTTCCTGGTATTGTTATCGCAATGATTTTAATGAAAACAAAACCTTTAATTGCTTTGGTAACAGGTGTCGTGTTAGCAGCTGTTTTTGCGTTTATTTTTCAAAGTGATGTTTTAGATAGTTTATCAGATTCTAAATTTCAATCAATAATAAATGCCATTTTAACAGACACTAATATTAAAACAGATGATGCTAAATTATCAGAACTTTTTTCTTCTGGAGGAATGAATGGAATGATTTGGACCATTTTATTAATTGTTTGCGCCATGGTTTTTGGAGGAATTATGGATGCCATTGGGGCACTAGCAAAAATTACAAAAGGGTTATTGTCTATAGCAACTTCCGTTTTTGGATTATTTGCCAGTACCGTACTAAGTTGTTTAGGATTAAATATAATTGCTTCAGACCAATATTTGGCAATTGTAATTCCGGGTAAAATGTTTAAAAAAGCGTATGAAGATAAAGGTTTAGCACCAGAAAATTTAAGTAGAACTTTAGAAGATTCTGGTACGGTAACTTCAGCTTTAATTCCATGGAATACCTGTGGAGCATATCAATCTACTGTATTGGGCGTTTCAGTGGCAGATTATGCCGTTTATGCTATTTTTAATTATTTAAGTCCAATTACATCCTTATTGTTTGCCGCTTTAAATATTAAAATTAGACAGTTAGTAAAAAAATAA